Proteins from one Haliaeetus albicilla chromosome 4, bHalAlb1.1, whole genome shotgun sequence genomic window:
- the PRDM2 gene encoding PR domain zinc finger protein 2 isoform X4: MRDSKEGHKEEDETPSVSAVLSLEQTAVIQEMVNQDVLPKLMIPSPTSEPQMVTEDKQGEAINCVSDDLDDDDEDDDDEEEDEEEIEDANMPKESAEMPLICEEKLDSMEEQKSTSEESPESSPKKKLVVKIPKARGESNGDVQETFMFPCQHCERKFTTKQGLERHMHIHISTVNHAFKCRYCGKAFGTQINRRRHERRHEAGPKRKPFLTLTSSQHLDNVADSQVIVDDGLKDDMNVSSLVQDSVVLDSDKVSQEMSNSAFAEENKEPKELHPCKYCKKVFGTHTNMRRHQRRVHERHLIPKGVRRKGFFTEEPPLQTEQAPPVQSIYIASTEIEEEGEVDDVYIMDISSNISENLNYYIDGKIQSNSSTSNCDVIQMESNSADLYGLNCIISPVTVEISPNLKVTQTHVNEPPKEPSSSGSNESKKRRTASPPLVPKIKTEIDPEPITPTSSLNLPLSISTESLPFHKEKGVYLSSKLKQLLQTQDSKKITPSSEIPKIGPSVTSSPILPPVSSRFKRRTSSPPSSPQHSPVLRDFVKSGEGKTVWNDNIRSSKMPKLESHSNSPAWSLTGREEKESLSPLCFEDYKISKDWTATPTFGNVCNQQPLDLSSGVKQRSDVKNKNQVPWESVLDLSVHKKPCSDAEIRECKENSIQPTCSGVKKKKPTTCMLQKVLLNEYNGTDAATDSTLGVNRSVSPSKSLEPQAEPDMDPSLSASSSVDTQPLSSSVSPVLQASAVPSMCQLPPLLTPTNPPSPPPCPPVLTVATSPPPLLPTMPLSIPDVSASATNTSSCPSPLSNTTAQSPLPVLSPTVSPSPSPVPSVEPLISAASPGPPTLSSSSSSSSSSSFSSSSSSSSPSPPPLSVVSSVVSSADNLENTLPIIKQEEAENEQQKAREDPHTSSESGVVQETFNKSFVCNVCESPFLSIKDLTKHLSIHAEEWPFKCEFCVQLFRDKTDLSEHRFLLHGVGNIFVCSVCKKEFAFLCNLQQHQRDLHPDKECTHHEFESGTLRPQNFTDPSKANVEHMQSLPEDSLEPSKEEEDEDLNDSSEELYTTIKIMASGVKSKDPDVRMGLNQHYPSFKPPPFQYHHRNPMGIGVTATNFTTHNIPQTFTTAIRCTKCGKSVDNMPELHKHILACASASDKKRYTPKKNPVPLKQTVQPKNGMVVIAGPGKNAFRRMGQPKRLNFNVEISKMSSNKLKISALKKKNQLVQKAILQKKKSAQQKAELKNNPSESDSHICPYCNREFTYVGSLNKHASYSCPKKPISPSSKKNSSKKSASSSSPASSEKGNNQRRRTADAEIKMQSMQPHLGKTRARTSGPAQIQLPSASFKSKQNVKFVPPIRSKKPNSSSSLRNSSPVRVSKMSHVDGKKTKVVAKNSSSGISGKASRKLHVRIQRNNKAVLPSKSAVASKKKADRFTVKSRERIGGPITRSLQQAANAEAAENKRDESSTKQELKDFSYRLRMASRCPSSSSHNTSTRQCKKSNCTASHFFKE, encoded by the exons ATGAGGGATTCTAAAGAAG GTCATAAAGAGGAAGATGAAACgccttctgtttctgctgtacTGTCCCTGGAACAAACAGCTGTGATTCAGGAAATGGTGAATCAAGATGTACTTCCAAAGCTAATGATCCCCAGTCCTACCAGTGAACCACAAATGGTAACTGAAGACAAACAAGGAGAAGCAATAAACTGTGTTTCAGATGATTTAGATGATGATGACgaggatgatgatgatgaagaggaagatgaagaggaGATAGAAGATGCCAACATGCCTAAAGAAAGTGCTGAAATGCCTTTGATATGTGAAGAAAAGTTAGACTCTATGGAAGAGCAAAAGAGTACGTCAGAAGAATCTCCAGAAAGCTCTCCAAAGAAAAAACTTGTTGTGAAAATTCCAAAAGCGAGAGGTGAATCAAATGGTGATGTTCAGGAAACATTCATGTTTCCCTGTCAGCATTGTGAGAGGAAGTTTACAACAAAGCAAGGACTTGAACGCCACATGCACATCCATATATCTACTGTTAACCATGCTTTCAAGTGTCGATATTGTGGGAAGGCTTTTGGAACTCAAATTAACAGGCGAAGACATGAGCGACGTCATGAGGCAGGGCCAAAAAGGAAACCGTTCTTAACACTAACATCATCACAACACTTGGATAATGTTGCTGATAGCCAAGTAATTGTGGATGATGGTCTTAAAGATGACATGAATGTTTCCAGTCTTGTGCAAGACTCTGTTGTCTTGGATTCTGACAAAGTTTCCCAAGAAATGTCAAATTCCGCTTTTGCTGAGGAAAATAAGGAGCCCAAAGAACTGCATCCGTGCAAATACTGCAAAAAGGTTTTTGGAACTCATACCAACATGCGGAGGCATCAGCGTAGGGTTCATGAGCGTCATCTTATTCCCAAAGGTGTCAGAAGAAAAGGATTCTTTACTGAAGAGCCACCGCTTCAGACAGAGCAGGCCCCACCAGTCCAGAGCATATATATAGCAAGTACAGAAATAGAAGAGGAAGGTGAAGTAGATGATGTCTATATTATGGATATTTCCAGCAATATAtctgaaaatttaaattattacatTGATGGTAAAATTCAGTCCAACAGCAGCACTAGCAATTGTGATGTGATTCAGATGGAGTCCAACTCTGCAGACTTATATGGACTAAATTGTATTATCAGTCCAGTCACAGTGGAAATTTCCCCAAATTTAAAGGTTACACAAACACATGTGAATGAACCTCCTAAGGAACCATCCAGCAGTGGGAGCAATGAATCCAAAAAGAGGAGAACTGCCAGCCCTCCTCTTgtaccaaaaataaaaactgaaatagaCCCAGAACCTATAACTCCTACTAGTTCTTTAAATCTTCCTCTTAGCATTTCAACAGAAAGCTTACctttccataaagaaaaaggGGTTTATTTGTCGtcaaaattaaaacagcttCTTCAGACACAGGACAGTAAGAAGATAACTCCATCAAGTGAAATCCCTAAAATAGGACCTTCTGTTACATCATCACCTATTTTGCCCCCAGTATCCAGTAGATTTAAAAGAAGGACCAGCTCTCCTCCCAGTTCTCCACAGCACAGTCCAGTACTTCGAGACTTTGTCAAATCAGGTGAGGGAAAAACTGTGTGGAATGATAATATTCGGAGTTCAAAAATGCCAAAGTTAGAAAGCCACAGCAACTCACCTGCTTGGAGCTTGActggaagggaggaaaaagagtcTTTGAGCCCTCTTTGCTTTGAAGACTATAAAATATCAAAAGACTGGACAGCAACTCCGACTTTTGGCAATGTGTGCAACCAGCAGCCGCTGGATTTATCTAGTGGTGTGAAACAAAGGTCTGATGTCAAAAATAAGAATCAGGTTCCCTGGGAATCTGTTCTGGATTTAAGTGTGCATAAGAAGCCTTGCAGCGATGCTGAAATTAGGGAATGTAAAGAAAATTCCATACAGCCAACCTGTAGTGgtgttaaaaagaagaaaccaaccACTTGCATGTTACAGAAGGTTCTGCTGAATGAGTATAATGGAACGGATGCAGCCACAGACAGCACACTCGGTGTAAACAGGAGCGTGAGCCCAAGCAAATCCCTGGAGCCTCAGGCAGAACCTGACATGGATCCCAGTCTATCTGCATCGTCTTCTGTTGACACTCAGCCCCTTAGTTCCTCTGTTTCCCCTGTGCTACAGGCATCTGCTGTACCTTCCATGTGCCAGCTGCCTCCTTTGTTAACACCAACCaatcctccctccccaccgccCTGCCCGCCTGTGTTAACGGTTGCTAcatcacctcctccccttcttccgACAATGCCGTTATCGATTCCAGATGTCTCTGCCAGTGCCACTAACACTTCTTCTTGTCCATCGCCACTTTCTAACACTACTGCCCAGTCTCCACTACCAGTTCTTTCACCTACAgtttctccttctccatctcctgtTCCTTCTGTTGAACctcttatttctgctgcttcacctgGTCCTCCTACACTCTCTTCctcatcttcttcctcttcttcctcttctttctcctcctcttcatcgTCATCATCTCCATCTCCACCTCCTCTTTCTGtagtttcttctgttgtttcctCTGCTGATAATCTTGAAAATACTCTCCCAATAATAAAACAGgaagaagctgaaaatgaacAACAGAAAGCCAGAGAAGATCCTCATACTTCAAGTGAATCAGGAGTAGTGCAGGAAACATTCAATAAAAGCTTTGTGTGCAATGTCTGTGAatcaccttttctttccattaaagACCTAACGAAGCATTTATCCATTCATGCTGAAGAATGGCCCTTCAAATGTGAATTCTGTGTACAGCTTTTTAGGGATAAAACAGACTTGTCAGAACATCGCTTTCTGCTTCATGGAGTAGGAAATATATTTGTTTGCTCGGTCTGTAAAAAggaatttgcttttttgtgcAATTTGCAACAGCATCAGCGGGATCTCCATCCAGACAAAGAGTGCACACATCATGAGTTTGAAAGTGGGACTTTGAGACCCCAGAATTTTACTGACCCCAGTAAGGCGAACGTGGAGCACATGCAGAGCCTGCCAGAAGATTCTTTGGAACCTTCtaaagaggaggaagatgaagatCTAAATGATTCCTCTGAAGAGCTTTATACTACTATAAAAATAATGGCTTCTGGAGTAAAATCTAAAGACCCAGATGTTCGTATGGGCCTCAATCAACACTACCCAAGCTTTAAGCCACCTCCATTTCAGTATCACCATCGTAATCCTATGGGTATTGGAGTTACGGCAACAAACTTCACTACCCACAATATTCCACAGACATTTACTACTGCCATTCGATGTACAAAATGTGGCAAGAGTGTCGATAACATGCCTGAGTTACACAAACACATACTGGCCTGTGCATCTGCTAGTGATAAAAAGAGATATACAcctaaaaaaaatccagtaccACTGAAACAGACAGTGCAGCCTAAGAATGGCATGGTTGTTATAGCTGGCCCTGGAAAGAATGCCTTCAGACGAATGGGTCAGCCTAAAAGACTTAATTTCAATGTTGAGATTAGCAAAATGTCCTcaaataaactaaaaataagtgcattgaaaaagaaaaaccagctTGTCCAGAAAGCTatcttgcagaaaaagaaatctgcccagcagaaggcagaattgaaaaataatccatcCGAGTCAGACTCTCACATCTGTCCCTACTGTAATAGAGAGTTTACTTATGTTGGAAGTTTGAACAAACACGCATCATACAGCTGTCCCAAAAAACCTATCTCTCCCTCCTCTAAAAAGaattcttcaaaaaaaagtGCAAGTTCTTCTTCACCTGCAAGCAGTGAAAAAGGCAACAACCAGCGTAGGCGAACAGCAGATGcagaaatcaaaatgcaaagcatGCAGCCTCACTTGGGCAAGACAAGAGCACGAACCTCAGGACCTGCACAAATCCAGCTTCCCTCTGCATCcttcaaatcaaaacaaaatgttaaatttGTACCTCCCATTCGATCCAAAAAGCCAAACTCATCATCTTCATTGAGGAACTCTAGTCCCGTAAGAGTGTCCAAAATGTCCCATGTTGATGGGAAAAAAACTAAGGTGGTCGCTAAGAACAGCTCGTCTGGAATCTCAGGCAAAGCTTCCCGGAAATTGCATGTCAGAATACAAAGGAATAATAAAGCTGTTTTGCCAAGTAAGTCTGCTGTGGCAAGTAAGAAAAAGGCAGACAGATTCACTGTAAAATCTAGAGAGAGGATTGGAGGACCTATTACACGAAGCCTACAACAGGCGGCAaatgcagaggcagcagaaaacaaaagagatgAAAGCAGTACAAAGCAAGAACTAAAAGATTTCAG
- the PRDM2 gene encoding PR domain zinc finger protein 2 isoform X3, which yields MWEVYYPNLGWMCVDATDPEKGNWLRYINWARSGKEQNLFPLEINRTIYYKSLKPIAPGEELLVWYNGEDDPEIAAAIEEERASARSRRHSPKAKKGKKKTQEGKNKGKKVADTKQKKAVLDSTSADMRDSKEGHKEEDETPSVSAVLSLEQTAVIQEMVNQDVLPKLMIPSPTSEPQMVTEDKQGEAINCVSDDLDDDDEDDDDEEEDEEEIEDANMPKESAEMPLICEEKLDSMEEQKSTSEESPESSPKKKLVVKIPKARGESNGDVQETFMFPCQHCERKFTTKQGLERHMHIHISTVNHAFKCRYCGKAFGTQINRRRHERRHEAGPKRKPFLTLTSSQHLDNVADSQVIVDDGLKDDMNVSSLVQDSVVLDSDKVSQEMSNSAFAEENKEPKELHPCKYCKKVFGTHTNMRRHQRRVHERHLIPKGVRRKGFFTEEPPLQTEQAPPVQSIYIASTEIEEEGEVDDVYIMDISSNISENLNYYIDGKIQSNSSTSNCDVIQMESNSADLYGLNCIISPVTVEISPNLKVTQTHVNEPPKEPSSSGSNESKKRRTASPPLVPKIKTEIDPEPITPTSSLNLPLSISTESLPFHKEKGVYLSSKLKQLLQTQDSKKITPSSEIPKIGPSVTSSPILPPVSSRFKRRTSSPPSSPQHSPVLRDFVKSGEGKTVWNDNIRSSKMPKLESHSNSPAWSLTGREEKESLSPLCFEDYKISKDWTATPTFGNVCNQQPLDLSSGVKQRSDVKNKNQVPWESVLDLSVHKKPCSDAEIRECKENSIQPTCSGVKKKKPTTCMLQKVLLNEYNGTDAATDSTLGVNRSVSPSKSLEPQAEPDMDPSLSASSSVDTQPLSSSVSPVLQASAVPSMCQLPPLLTPTNPPSPPPCPPVLTVATSPPPLLPTMPLSIPDVSASATNTSSCPSPLSNTTAQSPLPVLSPTVSPSPSPVPSVEPLISAASPGPPTLSSSSSSSSSSSFSSSSSSSSPSPPPLSVVSSVVSSADNLENTLPIIKQEEAENEQQKAREDPHTSSESGVVQETFNKSFVCNVCESPFLSIKDLTKHLSIHAEEWPFKCEFCVQLFRDKTDLSEHRFLLHGVGNIFVCSVCKKEFAFLCNLQQHQRDLHPDKECTHHEFESGTLRPQNFTDPSKANVEHMQSLPEDSLEPSKEEEDEDLNDSSEELYTTIKIMASGVKSKDPDVRMGLNQHYPSFKPPPFQYHHRNPMGIGVTATNFTTHNIPQTFTTAIRCTKCGKSVDNMPELHKHILACASASDKKRYTPKKNPVPLKQTVQPKNGMVVIAGPGKNAFRRMGQPKRLNFNVEISKMSSNKLKISALKKKNQLVQKAILQKKKSAQQKAELKNNPSESDSHICPYCNREFTYVGSLNKHASYSCPKKPISPSSKKNSSKKSASSSSPASSEKGNNQRRRTADAEIKMQSMQPHLGKTRARTSGPAQIQLPSASFKSKQNVKFVPPIRSKKPNSSSSLRNSSPVRVSKMSHVDGKKTKVVAKNSSSGISGKASRKLHVRIQRNNKAVLPSKSAVASKKKADRFTVKSRERIGGPITRSLQQAANAEAAENKRDESSTKQELKDFSYRLRMASRCPSSSSHNTSTRQCKKSNCTASHFFKE from the exons gaaagaaaaagactcaGGAAGGTAAAAACAAGGGAAAGAAGGTAGCAgatacaaagcagaaaaaggctGTTTTGGATTCTACTTCTGCAGATATGAGGGATTCTAAAGAAG GTCATAAAGAGGAAGATGAAACgccttctgtttctgctgtacTGTCCCTGGAACAAACAGCTGTGATTCAGGAAATGGTGAATCAAGATGTACTTCCAAAGCTAATGATCCCCAGTCCTACCAGTGAACCACAAATGGTAACTGAAGACAAACAAGGAGAAGCAATAAACTGTGTTTCAGATGATTTAGATGATGATGACgaggatgatgatgatgaagaggaagatgaagaggaGATAGAAGATGCCAACATGCCTAAAGAAAGTGCTGAAATGCCTTTGATATGTGAAGAAAAGTTAGACTCTATGGAAGAGCAAAAGAGTACGTCAGAAGAATCTCCAGAAAGCTCTCCAAAGAAAAAACTTGTTGTGAAAATTCCAAAAGCGAGAGGTGAATCAAATGGTGATGTTCAGGAAACATTCATGTTTCCCTGTCAGCATTGTGAGAGGAAGTTTACAACAAAGCAAGGACTTGAACGCCACATGCACATCCATATATCTACTGTTAACCATGCTTTCAAGTGTCGATATTGTGGGAAGGCTTTTGGAACTCAAATTAACAGGCGAAGACATGAGCGACGTCATGAGGCAGGGCCAAAAAGGAAACCGTTCTTAACACTAACATCATCACAACACTTGGATAATGTTGCTGATAGCCAAGTAATTGTGGATGATGGTCTTAAAGATGACATGAATGTTTCCAGTCTTGTGCAAGACTCTGTTGTCTTGGATTCTGACAAAGTTTCCCAAGAAATGTCAAATTCCGCTTTTGCTGAGGAAAATAAGGAGCCCAAAGAACTGCATCCGTGCAAATACTGCAAAAAGGTTTTTGGAACTCATACCAACATGCGGAGGCATCAGCGTAGGGTTCATGAGCGTCATCTTATTCCCAAAGGTGTCAGAAGAAAAGGATTCTTTACTGAAGAGCCACCGCTTCAGACAGAGCAGGCCCCACCAGTCCAGAGCATATATATAGCAAGTACAGAAATAGAAGAGGAAGGTGAAGTAGATGATGTCTATATTATGGATATTTCCAGCAATATAtctgaaaatttaaattattacatTGATGGTAAAATTCAGTCCAACAGCAGCACTAGCAATTGTGATGTGATTCAGATGGAGTCCAACTCTGCAGACTTATATGGACTAAATTGTATTATCAGTCCAGTCACAGTGGAAATTTCCCCAAATTTAAAGGTTACACAAACACATGTGAATGAACCTCCTAAGGAACCATCCAGCAGTGGGAGCAATGAATCCAAAAAGAGGAGAACTGCCAGCCCTCCTCTTgtaccaaaaataaaaactgaaatagaCCCAGAACCTATAACTCCTACTAGTTCTTTAAATCTTCCTCTTAGCATTTCAACAGAAAGCTTACctttccataaagaaaaaggGGTTTATTTGTCGtcaaaattaaaacagcttCTTCAGACACAGGACAGTAAGAAGATAACTCCATCAAGTGAAATCCCTAAAATAGGACCTTCTGTTACATCATCACCTATTTTGCCCCCAGTATCCAGTAGATTTAAAAGAAGGACCAGCTCTCCTCCCAGTTCTCCACAGCACAGTCCAGTACTTCGAGACTTTGTCAAATCAGGTGAGGGAAAAACTGTGTGGAATGATAATATTCGGAGTTCAAAAATGCCAAAGTTAGAAAGCCACAGCAACTCACCTGCTTGGAGCTTGActggaagggaggaaaaagagtcTTTGAGCCCTCTTTGCTTTGAAGACTATAAAATATCAAAAGACTGGACAGCAACTCCGACTTTTGGCAATGTGTGCAACCAGCAGCCGCTGGATTTATCTAGTGGTGTGAAACAAAGGTCTGATGTCAAAAATAAGAATCAGGTTCCCTGGGAATCTGTTCTGGATTTAAGTGTGCATAAGAAGCCTTGCAGCGATGCTGAAATTAGGGAATGTAAAGAAAATTCCATACAGCCAACCTGTAGTGgtgttaaaaagaagaaaccaaccACTTGCATGTTACAGAAGGTTCTGCTGAATGAGTATAATGGAACGGATGCAGCCACAGACAGCACACTCGGTGTAAACAGGAGCGTGAGCCCAAGCAAATCCCTGGAGCCTCAGGCAGAACCTGACATGGATCCCAGTCTATCTGCATCGTCTTCTGTTGACACTCAGCCCCTTAGTTCCTCTGTTTCCCCTGTGCTACAGGCATCTGCTGTACCTTCCATGTGCCAGCTGCCTCCTTTGTTAACACCAACCaatcctccctccccaccgccCTGCCCGCCTGTGTTAACGGTTGCTAcatcacctcctccccttcttccgACAATGCCGTTATCGATTCCAGATGTCTCTGCCAGTGCCACTAACACTTCTTCTTGTCCATCGCCACTTTCTAACACTACTGCCCAGTCTCCACTACCAGTTCTTTCACCTACAgtttctccttctccatctcctgtTCCTTCTGTTGAACctcttatttctgctgcttcacctgGTCCTCCTACACTCTCTTCctcatcttcttcctcttcttcctcttctttctcctcctcttcatcgTCATCATCTCCATCTCCACCTCCTCTTTCTGtagtttcttctgttgtttcctCTGCTGATAATCTTGAAAATACTCTCCCAATAATAAAACAGgaagaagctgaaaatgaacAACAGAAAGCCAGAGAAGATCCTCATACTTCAAGTGAATCAGGAGTAGTGCAGGAAACATTCAATAAAAGCTTTGTGTGCAATGTCTGTGAatcaccttttctttccattaaagACCTAACGAAGCATTTATCCATTCATGCTGAAGAATGGCCCTTCAAATGTGAATTCTGTGTACAGCTTTTTAGGGATAAAACAGACTTGTCAGAACATCGCTTTCTGCTTCATGGAGTAGGAAATATATTTGTTTGCTCGGTCTGTAAAAAggaatttgcttttttgtgcAATTTGCAACAGCATCAGCGGGATCTCCATCCAGACAAAGAGTGCACACATCATGAGTTTGAAAGTGGGACTTTGAGACCCCAGAATTTTACTGACCCCAGTAAGGCGAACGTGGAGCACATGCAGAGCCTGCCAGAAGATTCTTTGGAACCTTCtaaagaggaggaagatgaagatCTAAATGATTCCTCTGAAGAGCTTTATACTACTATAAAAATAATGGCTTCTGGAGTAAAATCTAAAGACCCAGATGTTCGTATGGGCCTCAATCAACACTACCCAAGCTTTAAGCCACCTCCATTTCAGTATCACCATCGTAATCCTATGGGTATTGGAGTTACGGCAACAAACTTCACTACCCACAATATTCCACAGACATTTACTACTGCCATTCGATGTACAAAATGTGGCAAGAGTGTCGATAACATGCCTGAGTTACACAAACACATACTGGCCTGTGCATCTGCTAGTGATAAAAAGAGATATACAcctaaaaaaaatccagtaccACTGAAACAGACAGTGCAGCCTAAGAATGGCATGGTTGTTATAGCTGGCCCTGGAAAGAATGCCTTCAGACGAATGGGTCAGCCTAAAAGACTTAATTTCAATGTTGAGATTAGCAAAATGTCCTcaaataaactaaaaataagtgcattgaaaaagaaaaaccagctTGTCCAGAAAGCTatcttgcagaaaaagaaatctgcccagcagaaggcagaattgaaaaataatccatcCGAGTCAGACTCTCACATCTGTCCCTACTGTAATAGAGAGTTTACTTATGTTGGAAGTTTGAACAAACACGCATCATACAGCTGTCCCAAAAAACCTATCTCTCCCTCCTCTAAAAAGaattcttcaaaaaaaagtGCAAGTTCTTCTTCACCTGCAAGCAGTGAAAAAGGCAACAACCAGCGTAGGCGAACAGCAGATGcagaaatcaaaatgcaaagcatGCAGCCTCACTTGGGCAAGACAAGAGCACGAACCTCAGGACCTGCACAAATCCAGCTTCCCTCTGCATCcttcaaatcaaaacaaaatgttaaatttGTACCTCCCATTCGATCCAAAAAGCCAAACTCATCATCTTCATTGAGGAACTCTAGTCCCGTAAGAGTGTCCAAAATGTCCCATGTTGATGGGAAAAAAACTAAGGTGGTCGCTAAGAACAGCTCGTCTGGAATCTCAGGCAAAGCTTCCCGGAAATTGCATGTCAGAATACAAAGGAATAATAAAGCTGTTTTGCCAAGTAAGTCTGCTGTGGCAAGTAAGAAAAAGGCAGACAGATTCACTGTAAAATCTAGAGAGAGGATTGGAGGACCTATTACACGAAGCCTACAACAGGCGGCAaatgcagaggcagcagaaaacaaaagagatgAAAGCAGTACAAAGCAAGAACTAAAAGATTTCAG